Proteins encoded within one genomic window of Psilocybe cubensis strain MGC-MH-2018 chromosome 2, whole genome shotgun sequence:
- a CDS encoding putative transporter C11D3.18C produces MSVDSKRSSELKKEDLEEKRDLESPIGAHYDPEFVRKTLRLVDWRMLPLLGFLYSVALIDRTNLGIARAAGMEIELKLYIGERYSIASMIYFIPYIILQIPGNIVLRWIGARTWLTICVVGWGIAQLGMGFVKTWGWLVFCRVWLGVFEAGFFPALVFIITTWYKRHEVQKRLAIFYLISILLGGFSSLLAFGIAHLSGRGGYLGWSWIFIIEGTVTIVLGILAWLFVPDFPDKSTFVTDEQRKMILDRVEADRGDSIPDKMTTAKLFHHLSDPIVWIMALMFLCSTMPAYALGFFITIILKSMGYSTFKSLVLTCPPYVFAAISTFVFAYISDKSKQRALWLAVQNLICITGLFITAYHKKDPVRYFGLFLVNAGASGCIPGILAYHSNNITGHTKRSVSTAVIIAAGGVGGIFATMVYRQKDFPKYMPGMWATIGCQFCMFICLGITTAVFWRRNKEYKEGKRGPLESTPGFYYTL; encoded by the exons ATGTCCGTGGATTCCAAACGCAGCTCTGAACTCAAGAAGGAGGACCTTGAGGAAAAACGCGACCTTGAATCCCCAATTGGCGCCCACTATGATCCTGAATTCGTCAGAAAAACATT gcgTCTCGTAGACTGGCGTATGCTGCCTCTCCTTGGTTTTCTATATTCAGTCGCCCTCATCGATCGTACCAACCTGGGTATTGCAAGAGCTGCCGGCATGGAGATCGAACTT AAATTGTACATCGGGGAACGTTACAGTATTGCTTCAATGATTTACTTCATCCCATATATCATATT ACAAATTCCTGGCAACATCGTACTTCGATGGATCGGCGCACGAACCTGGCTCACAATCTGCGTGGTTGGTTGGGGCATAGCACAGCTCGGAATGGGTTTCGTTAAGACCTGGGGCTGGCTAGTGTTTTGCCGTGTCTGGCTTGGTGTATTTGAG GCGGGCTTCTTCCCAGCACTGGTTTTTATTATAACTACCTGGTATAAGCGGCATGAAGTTCAAAAGCGGCTCGCGATATTTTACCTTATTTCCATCCTCCTTGGAGGGTTTAGTTCCCTTCTTGCATTTGGCATCGCGCATCTGTCTGGAAGGGGAGGCTATCTTGGTTGGTCGTGGATATTCATCATTGAAGGGACAGTTACTATCGTTCTTGGGATCCTTGCATGGCTTTTTGTTCCCGACTTTCCAGACAAGAGTACCTTCGTGACTGACGAACAACGCAAG ATGATTTTGGATCGAGTGGAAGCCGACCGCGGGGATTCAATTCCTGACAAAATGACGACTGCCAAACTCTTCCATCATTTAAGCGATCCTATCGTTTGGATCATGG CTCTGATGTTTTTGTGCTCGACAATGCCTGCATATGCTCTTGGGTTCTTCATCACCATCATTTTAAAGAGCATGGGATACAGCACCTTCAAGTCCCTTGTCTTAACTTGTCCCCCCTATGTTTTTGCT GCCATAAGCACCTTTGTATTCGCCTACATTTCGGATAAATCCAAACAGCGAGCACTGTGGCTTGCTGTCCAAAATCTTATATGCATCACTGGCTTGTTCATAACGGCCTACCATAAGAAAGACCCAGTTCGGTACTTTGGTCTTTTCTTGGTGAACGCTGGTGCATCTGGATGTATTCCAGGTATTCTTGCATAT CACTCGAATAACATCACGGGACACACAAAACGCTCTGTCTCTACAGCAGTTATCATTGCAGCTGGTGGCGTAGGCGGTATTTTTGCCACGATGGTATACCGACAGAAAGACTTCCCAAA ATATATGCCAGGAATGTGGGCTACTATCGGCTGCCAATTCTGCATGTTTATATGTCTTGGAATCACGACAGCAGTGTTCTGGCGTCGAAACAAAGAATATAAAGAAGGAAAGCGAGGTCCTTTGGAAAGCACACCCGGTTTCTACTATACTCTATAG
- a CDS encoding 7,8-dihydropterin-6-methyl-4-(beta-D-ribofuranosyl)-aminobenzene-5'-phosphate synthase, with product MPPQVKQVDKLTIIFLVDNCIEWMTKLPPGFSHELPQHLQQTSHGVFDKEKGVPVLDFDNFCCGAHGFSALIETSVTGEESSRLTLFDTGPDSLSLVRNIKAMEVPVHRIERVITSHWHSDHTGGLLSFLALKKDIDGGLHKRPCIVDVHPSRPIARGIAPGPGYDKVICALPLDPTIESIQTAGGIVEPHSEGHAVADGAIWVSGEIPRVTDFETGILGGHRWMKESTDNGHGGKWVNEPHIMDERYAAIDVAGKGLVIFSACSHAGIVNVVKDAVETFNRPIYMIIGGLHLAGPEFSPRIPKTVNFLSNSLRPSPMYILPMHCSGFQSKIALEKSFGEGCVPGGVGLKVEVVGDREHDGRLFPPTIV from the exons ATGCCTCCACAAGTAAAACAGGTCGATAAATTGACTATTATCTTTCTCGTGGATAACTGTATCGAATG GATGACGAAATTACCTCCTGGGTTTTCTCATGAGTTGCCCCAACATCTGCAGCAAACTAGCCATGGTGTATTCGACAAAGAGAAAGGTGTCCCAGTGCTGGACTTTGATAATTTTTGCTGTG GCGCTCATGGATTTTCCGCATTGATC GAAACATCGGTCACTGGCGAAGAGAGCTCCCGGCTGACGTTATTCGACACTGGACCTGACTCGCTATCTCTCGTTAGAAATATAAAGGCTATGGAGGTCCCTGTCCATAGGATTGAGAGAGTGATTACATCCCATTGGCATAGCGATCACACTGGAGGacttctttcatttcttgCCTTGAAGAAGGATATAGACGGAGGTCTTCACAAACGTCCCTGTATTGTTGATGTTCACCCTAGCCGTCCGATTGCTAGAGGAATTGCTCCTGGGCCAGGATATGACAAAGTAATTTGTGCTTTGCCCCTAGATCCTACCATTGAATCAATTCAAACTGCTGGAGGTATAGTGGAACCACACTCCGAGGGACATGCAGTGGCAGATGGCGCTATCTGGGTTAGTGGGGAGATACCTAGGGTAACCGATTTTGAGACAGGGATACTTGGGGGACATCGATGGATGAAGGAAAGTACAGACAACGGTCATGGTGGAAAATGGGTGAACGAACCG CATATCATGGATGAAAGGTATGCTGCTATCGATGTTGCAGGAAAGGGGCTGGTAATATTCAGCGC GTGCTCTCACGCAGGGATTGTGAATGTGGTGAAGGATGCGGTAGAGACTTTCAACAGGCCTATCTATATG ATTATTGGTGGCCTCCATCTTGCGGGGCCAGAATTCAGTCCTAGGATACCAAAGACTGTCAATTTTTTGTCTAATTCACTCAGACCTTCGCCAATGTATATTCTTCCTATGCATTGCAGTGGCTTCCAGTCGAAGATTGCTCTGGAAAAATCCTTTGGTGAAGGTTGTGTACCTGGTGGAGTAGGCTTAAAAGTGGAGGTTGTTGGTGACAGGGAGCATGACGGGCGCTTATTCCCTCCAACAATTGTTTGA